One region of Solanum pennellii chromosome 6, SPENNV200 genomic DNA includes:
- the LOC107021154 gene encoding protein arginine N-methyltransferase 1.6 isoform X1 — MQCLFPKTLNPQFFLRSFNNTRSKAFTVRSMSSGSRMFQLKVDPLTGNSEWVVIEEDEASGDATKQLLANTSYLDMFNDTRRNKAYREAIEKTITKPCHVLDIGAGTGLLSMMAARAMDHGDSAESSGSKGMVTACESYLPMVKLMRKVLHANGMHRKIRIINKRSDELEVGVDMPSRADVLVSEILDSELLGEGLIPTLQHAHDQLLVDNPKTVPYRATVYGQLVESTDLWKLHDLYNTEKEVLDEIRLVPEGMDSAICVKRQQFSMHCDALEEDIKLLSEPFKVFDFDFWRRPDSHRVTKLSVQATDTGAVHAIISWWSLQLDEKGTIFYSTAPKWISCPSSVEGFNSSISWSQNWCDHWKQCVWFIPKKGLSLLKDEEVSLLAVHTDTSISYEMKTLSQNLELEQSELSAQKYQITLLPEKIALYSDVNWRCSMLKAIKNAMKQKTPSLCVVVDDSIFLAVALAHLAKGSHVLSLFPGLQEKGALYLQAVATANGYSKDHVEVQKMSELLTSQSSLEKQIDLLVGEPFYYGNNSVLPWQNLRFWKDRSLLDSILSEGAVIMPCKGLFKACAMSLPDLWHSHQCLQHVEGFDHSVVNSTLGACGGSPPGQENPTLPFSVWQCGKSKKMSDIVTIMEFNFLKTISPCSGKAKVEFITHGKCHGFVLWIEWVMDAEESIVLSTGPEQRYWKQGVKLLKEPVAVGSHRSATTDCHSADIETSFDPSTGDLIVEYAFL; from the exons ATGCAGTGCCTTTTccctaaaaccctaaacccccAATTTTTTCTCCGTTCCTTTAACAATACTCGCTCAAAGGCCTTCACTGTCCGAAGCATGAGTTCCGGGTCACGAATGTTCCAGCTCAAAGTCGACCCACTTACCGGAAACTCCGAATGGGTCGTcattgaagaagatgaagctTCAGGAGATGCTACAAAGCAGCTTCTTGCCAATACTTCTTACCTTGACATGTTTAATGATACTCGAAGAAATAAAGCTTATAGGGAAGCCATTGAAAAGACCATAACCAAGCCTTGCCATGTTCTCGATATTGG AGCGGGAACTGGTTTACTATCTATGATGGCAGCCAGAGCAATGGATCATGGAGATTCGGCGGAGAGCTCAGGCTCTAAGGGGATGGTTACCGCTTGTGAGTCATATCTTCCTATGGTAAAATTGATGCGGAAGGTTTTGCATGCCAATGGAATGCATAGAAAAATCCGCATCATTAACAAGAGATCAGATGAACTAGAAGTTGGTGTGGACATGCCTTCACGGGCAGATGTGCTT GTTAGCGAAATACTTGACTCTGAGCTTTTGGGAGAAGGGTTAATTCCAACTCTGCAGCATGCTCATGACCAGCTACTGGTAGACAATCCAAAAACAGTGCCTTACCGTGCAACGGTTTATGGTCAG CTGGTAGAAAGCACAGATTTGTGGAAGCTGCATGATTTGTATAACACTGAGAAAGAAGTACTAGATGAAATTCGTCTTGTTCCAGAAGGAATGGATTCAGCTATATGTGTTAAACGGCAACAATTTTCCATGCATTGTGATGCATTGGAAGAAGACATCAAGCTG CTCTCAGAACCTTTCAAAGTATTTGATTTTGACTTCTGGAGAAGGCCGGATAGTCATCGTGTAACGAAGCTGAGTGTACAAGCTACTGATACTGGCGCTGTTCATGCTATAATCTCATG GTGGTCGCTCCAGCTTGATGAGAAAGGCACTATCTTCTACTCCACTGCACCTAAATGGATAAGTTGCCCATCTAGCGTGGAAGGATTTAATTCATCTATCAGCT GGAGTCAGAATTGGTGTGACCACTGGAAACAGTGTGTTTGGTTCATACCAAAGAAAGGTTTGTCTTTATTGAAGGATGAAGAAGTTAGTTTGCTGGCTGTTCACACTGATACTAGCATCTCATATGAAATGAAGACTTTGTCCCAGAACTTGGAACTTGAACAAAGTGAGCTCAGTGCTCAGAAGTACCAAATCACTTTGCTGCCAGAAAAAATTGCATTATATAGTGATGTCAATTGGAGATGCTCAATGCTGAAAGCTATAAAAAATGCA ATGAAGCAGAAAACTCCCTCCTTGTGTGTTGTTGTGGATGATAGCATATTTCTTGCGGTTGCTCTTGCCCATCTCGCAAAAGGGTCTCATGTGCTATCATTGTTTCCAGGATTGCAAGAGAAAGGTGCGCTATATTTGCAAGCTGTTGCAACTGCAAATGGTTATTCAAAGGATCATGTAGAAGTTCAGAAGATGAGTGAACTGTTGACCTCTCAAAGTAGTCTGGAGAAG CAGATTGACTTGTTAGTTGGGGAACCTTTTTATTATGGTAACAACAGTGTGCTTCCATGGCAAAATCTACGGTTCTG GAAGGACCGAAGTTTATTGGATTCAATCCTATCAGAAGGTGCAGTGATTATGCCTTGCAAAGGATTGTTTAAGGCTTGTGCGATGTCTCTTCCT GACCTTTGGCATAGTCATCAGTGCCTGCAACATGTTGAAGGCTTTGATCATTCAGTTGTCAATTCCACGTTAGGGGCATGTGGAGGTTCACCTCCCGGACAAGAAAATCCTACTTTACCTTTTTCAGTCTGGCAATGTGGAAAGAGCAAG AAAATGAGCGACATAGTTACTATCATGGAATTCAATTTCCTGAAAACAATAAGCCCATGTTCTGGAAAAGCTAAG GTAGAATTTATTACACATGGGAAATGTCATGGATTTGTTCTTTGGATCGAGTGGGTGATGGATGCAGAAGAATCCATTGTCTTGTCTACAGGACCAG AACAAAGATACTGGAAGCAAGGGGTAAAGCTTCTGAAGGAGCCCGTGGCTGTGGGGAGCCATAGATCTGCCACCACTGATTGTCACTCAGCAGATATTGAAACGTCTTTCGATCCATCAACTGGTGACCTCATTGTAGAATATGCTTTCTTATAA
- the LOC107021154 gene encoding protein arginine N-methyltransferase 1.6 isoform X2 encodes MQCLFPKTLNPQFFLRSFNNTRSKAFTVRSMSSGSRMFQLKVDPLTGNSEWVVIEEDEASGDATKQLLANTSYLDMFNDTRRNKAYREAIEKTITKPCHVLDIGAGTGLLSMMAARAMDHGDSAESSGSKGMVTACESYLPMVKLMRKVLHANGMHRKIRIINKRSDELEVGVDMPSRADVLVSEILDSELLGEGLIPTLQHAHDQLLVDNPKTVPYRATVYGQLVESTDLWKLHDLYNTEKEVLDEIRLVPEGMDSAICVKRQQFSMHCDALEEDIKLLSEPFKVFDFDFWRRPDSHRVTKLSVQATDTGAVHAIISWWSLQLDEKGTIFYSTAPKWISCPSSVEGFNSSISWSQNWCDHWKQCVWFIPKKGLSLLKDEEVSLLAVHTDTSISYEMKTLSQNLELEQSELSAQKYQITLLPEKIALYSDVNWRCSMLKAIKNAMKQKTPSLCVVVDDSIFLAVALAHLAKGSHVLSLFPGLQEKGALYLQAVATANGYSKDHVEVQKMSELLTSQSSLEKIDLLVGEPFYYGNNSVLPWQNLRFWKDRSLLDSILSEGAVIMPCKGLFKACAMSLPDLWHSHQCLQHVEGFDHSVVNSTLGACGGSPPGQENPTLPFSVWQCGKSKKMSDIVTIMEFNFLKTISPCSGKAKVEFITHGKCHGFVLWIEWVMDAEESIVLSTGPEQRYWKQGVKLLKEPVAVGSHRSATTDCHSADIETSFDPSTGDLIVEYAFL; translated from the exons ATGCAGTGCCTTTTccctaaaaccctaaacccccAATTTTTTCTCCGTTCCTTTAACAATACTCGCTCAAAGGCCTTCACTGTCCGAAGCATGAGTTCCGGGTCACGAATGTTCCAGCTCAAAGTCGACCCACTTACCGGAAACTCCGAATGGGTCGTcattgaagaagatgaagctTCAGGAGATGCTACAAAGCAGCTTCTTGCCAATACTTCTTACCTTGACATGTTTAATGATACTCGAAGAAATAAAGCTTATAGGGAAGCCATTGAAAAGACCATAACCAAGCCTTGCCATGTTCTCGATATTGG AGCGGGAACTGGTTTACTATCTATGATGGCAGCCAGAGCAATGGATCATGGAGATTCGGCGGAGAGCTCAGGCTCTAAGGGGATGGTTACCGCTTGTGAGTCATATCTTCCTATGGTAAAATTGATGCGGAAGGTTTTGCATGCCAATGGAATGCATAGAAAAATCCGCATCATTAACAAGAGATCAGATGAACTAGAAGTTGGTGTGGACATGCCTTCACGGGCAGATGTGCTT GTTAGCGAAATACTTGACTCTGAGCTTTTGGGAGAAGGGTTAATTCCAACTCTGCAGCATGCTCATGACCAGCTACTGGTAGACAATCCAAAAACAGTGCCTTACCGTGCAACGGTTTATGGTCAG CTGGTAGAAAGCACAGATTTGTGGAAGCTGCATGATTTGTATAACACTGAGAAAGAAGTACTAGATGAAATTCGTCTTGTTCCAGAAGGAATGGATTCAGCTATATGTGTTAAACGGCAACAATTTTCCATGCATTGTGATGCATTGGAAGAAGACATCAAGCTG CTCTCAGAACCTTTCAAAGTATTTGATTTTGACTTCTGGAGAAGGCCGGATAGTCATCGTGTAACGAAGCTGAGTGTACAAGCTACTGATACTGGCGCTGTTCATGCTATAATCTCATG GTGGTCGCTCCAGCTTGATGAGAAAGGCACTATCTTCTACTCCACTGCACCTAAATGGATAAGTTGCCCATCTAGCGTGGAAGGATTTAATTCATCTATCAGCT GGAGTCAGAATTGGTGTGACCACTGGAAACAGTGTGTTTGGTTCATACCAAAGAAAGGTTTGTCTTTATTGAAGGATGAAGAAGTTAGTTTGCTGGCTGTTCACACTGATACTAGCATCTCATATGAAATGAAGACTTTGTCCCAGAACTTGGAACTTGAACAAAGTGAGCTCAGTGCTCAGAAGTACCAAATCACTTTGCTGCCAGAAAAAATTGCATTATATAGTGATGTCAATTGGAGATGCTCAATGCTGAAAGCTATAAAAAATGCA ATGAAGCAGAAAACTCCCTCCTTGTGTGTTGTTGTGGATGATAGCATATTTCTTGCGGTTGCTCTTGCCCATCTCGCAAAAGGGTCTCATGTGCTATCATTGTTTCCAGGATTGCAAGAGAAAGGTGCGCTATATTTGCAAGCTGTTGCAACTGCAAATGGTTATTCAAAGGATCATGTAGAAGTTCAGAAGATGAGTGAACTGTTGACCTCTCAAAGTAGTCTGGAGAAG ATTGACTTGTTAGTTGGGGAACCTTTTTATTATGGTAACAACAGTGTGCTTCCATGGCAAAATCTACGGTTCTG GAAGGACCGAAGTTTATTGGATTCAATCCTATCAGAAGGTGCAGTGATTATGCCTTGCAAAGGATTGTTTAAGGCTTGTGCGATGTCTCTTCCT GACCTTTGGCATAGTCATCAGTGCCTGCAACATGTTGAAGGCTTTGATCATTCAGTTGTCAATTCCACGTTAGGGGCATGTGGAGGTTCACCTCCCGGACAAGAAAATCCTACTTTACCTTTTTCAGTCTGGCAATGTGGAAAGAGCAAG AAAATGAGCGACATAGTTACTATCATGGAATTCAATTTCCTGAAAACAATAAGCCCATGTTCTGGAAAAGCTAAG GTAGAATTTATTACACATGGGAAATGTCATGGATTTGTTCTTTGGATCGAGTGGGTGATGGATGCAGAAGAATCCATTGTCTTGTCTACAGGACCAG AACAAAGATACTGGAAGCAAGGGGTAAAGCTTCTGAAGGAGCCCGTGGCTGTGGGGAGCCATAGATCTGCCACCACTGATTGTCACTCAGCAGATATTGAAACGTCTTTCGATCCATCAACTGGTGACCTCATTGTAGAATATGCTTTCTTATAA